Below is a genomic region from bacterium.
GCGATGCGGCGAAGGGAGTGCCAGATGAGCGGCTCACCGCCCAGCAGGCGGAACTGTTTCGGGACCGCGCCGGGCAGCCGCTCTCCCCGTCCCGCGGCGGGGACGATGGCGGCCACTTGAGAAGGGGGAGGAAGAGCCATCTTCAGGCGGCGGTTCCTTTCAAGGAGCGTTCAGTTTCCGTTCTGGTCGGAGTGGGCATCCCCCTTGAGCCGGGTGAAGATCATTCTGCCGGCCGTGGTCTGGAGAACGCTCGTAACGGAAACGGCGACATGGTTCCCGATCTTGTCGCGGGCGTGATCAACCACCACCATGGTGCCGTCATCGAGATAGGCCACGCCCTGATCGTGCTCCTTGCCTTCCTTGAGGACATAGACTTTCATCTCCTCGCCCGGCAGGACCACCGGCTTCACAGCGTTGGCCAGCTCGTTGATGTTGAGTACGACAACTCCCTGAAGCTGGGCAACCTTATTGAGAGTGAAATCGTTGGTGAGCACTTTTCCGCCGATCTCCTGCGCGAGCAGCACCAGCTTGGTGTCCACCTCGCGCACGCGCGGAAAATCGTTCTCCACAATGCGGATGTCCAGATCGGGATTCTTCTGGATGCGCTGCAAAACGTCGAGACCGCGGCGGCCGCGGTTGCGCTTCAGGCCGTCCGAGGAGTCAGCGATCTGCTGAAGCTCCTTCAGGACGAACTGGGGAAGAATGATCGGCCCTTCGATGAAGCCCGCCTCGCAGATATCGGCGATGCGGCCGTCGATGATAACGCTGGTGTCGAGAATCGTCGGCAAAGCGCCCTTCTGGGATGCGCCCACGGTGACGGTATCGCCGAAAT
It encodes:
- a CDS encoding TRAM domain-containing protein, with the protein product LASLAGGGMKRGGTGALVGGAAGLFAGLVVALLVMNLAGGVFPPGRQALFGAFIGLILSFMGARAGAAHGGRHFGDTVTVGASQKGALPTILDTSVIIDGRIADICEAGFIEGPIILPQFVLKELQQIADSSDGLKRNRGRRGLDVLQRIQKNPDLDIRIVENDFPRVREVDTKLVLLAQEIGGKVLTNDFTLNKVAQLQGVVVLNINELANAVKPVVLPGEEMKVYVLKEGKEHDQGVAYLDDGTMVVVDHARDKIGNHVAVSVTSVLQTTAGRMIFTRLKGDAHSDQNGN